One part of the Streptomyces sp. AM 2-1-1 genome encodes these proteins:
- the rpsF gene encoding 30S ribosomal protein S6, with the protein MRHYEVMVILDPDLEERAVSPLIENFLSVVREGNGKVEKVDTWGRRRLAYEIKKKPEGIYSVLDLQAEPAVVKELDRQMNLNESVLRTKVLRPETH; encoded by the coding sequence ATGCGTCACTACGAAGTGATGGTCATCCTCGACCCCGATCTGGAAGAGCGCGCTGTCTCTCCCCTGATCGAGAACTTCCTCTCCGTCGTCCGTGAGGGCAACGGAAAGGTGGAGAAGGTCGACACCTGGGGCCGTCGTCGGCTCGCCTATGAGATCAAGAAGAAGCCCGAGGGCATCTACTCGGTCCTCGACCTGCAGGCGGAGCCTGCGGTCGTCAAGGAGCTCGACCGCCAGATGAACCTGAACGAGTCGGTCCTCCGGACCAAGGTCCTCCGTCCCGAGACCCACTGA
- a CDS encoding single-stranded DNA-binding protein → MAGETVITVVGNLVDDPELRFTPSGAAVAKFRVASTPRIFDRQTNEWKDGEGLFLTCSVWRQAAENVAESLQRGMRVIVQGRLKQRSYEDRDGVKRTVYELDVDEVGPSLKSATAKVTKTSGRGGQSGGQQGGYGGGQQGGGNWGGGPGGGGQQGGGGAPDADPWASGAPSGGQQGGGQGSWGGSSGGSGGSSGGGYSDEPPF, encoded by the coding sequence ATGGCAGGCGAGACCGTCATCACGGTCGTCGGCAATCTCGTCGACGACCCCGAGCTGCGCTTCACCCCGTCCGGTGCGGCGGTCGCGAAGTTCCGTGTCGCGTCCACACCCCGCATCTTCGACCGTCAGACCAATGAGTGGAAGGACGGCGAAGGCCTGTTCCTCACCTGCTCGGTCTGGCGTCAGGCGGCGGAGAACGTCGCGGAGTCGCTTCAGCGAGGCATGCGCGTCATCGTGCAGGGCCGGCTGAAGCAGCGGTCGTACGAAGACCGTGACGGCGTCAAGCGCACGGTCTACGAGCTGGATGTCGACGAAGTCGGCCCCAGCTTGAAGAGCGCCACGGCCAAGGTCACCAAGACCTCCGGTCGCGGTGGCCAGAGCGGTGGCCAGCAGGGTGGATACGGCGGCGGCCAGCAGGGTGGCGGCAACTGGGGCGGCGGTCCCGGTGGCGGTGGCCAGCAGGGCGGCGGCGGTGCTCCCGACGCCGACCCCTGGGCATCCGGCGCACCCTCCGGCGGCCAGCAGGGCGGGGGCCAGGGCAGCTGGGGCGGAAGCTCCGGCGGCTCCGGCGGCTCCAGCGGCGGCGGCTACTCGGACGAGCCTCCTTTCTAG
- the rpsR gene encoding 30S ribosomal protein S18, whose protein sequence is MAKPPVRKPKKKVCAFCKDKTQYVDYKDTNMLRKFISDRGKIRARRVTGNCTQHQRDVATAVKNSREMALLPYTSTAR, encoded by the coding sequence ATGGCGAAGCCGCCTGTGCGCAAGCCTAAGAAGAAGGTCTGCGCGTTCTGCAAGGACAAGACCCAGTACGTGGACTACAAGGACACGAACATGCTGCGGAAGTTCATTTCCGACCGTGGCAAGATCCGTGCCCGCCGCGTCACCGGCAACTGCACGCAGCACCAGCGTGACGTCGCCACGGCAGTCAAGAACAGCCGTGAGATGGCGCTGCTGCCCTACACGTCCACCGCGCGATAA
- the rplI gene encoding 50S ribosomal protein L9 → MKIILTHEVTGLGAAGDVVDVKDGYARNYLVPRGFAIRWTKGGEKDVAQIRRARKIHEIATIEQANEIKAKLESVKVRLAVRSGDAGRLFGSVTPADVASAIKAAGGPEVDKRRVEFGSPIKTLGGHQVSVRLHPEVAAQLGVEVVAA, encoded by the coding sequence ATGAAGATCATCCTCACCCACGAGGTCACTGGCCTCGGTGCCGCAGGCGACGTCGTCGACGTCAAGGACGGTTACGCTCGCAACTACCTGGTCCCGCGTGGCTTTGCCATCCGCTGGACCAAGGGTGGCGAGAAGGACGTGGCGCAGATCCGCCGCGCCCGCAAGATCCACGAGATCGCGACGATCGAGCAGGCCAACGAGATCAAGGCCAAGCTCGAGTCCGTGAAGGTCCGTCTGGCTGTTCGCTCCGGCGACGCCGGCCGCCTCTTCGGCTCCGTCACCCCGGCCGACGTCGCTTCGGCGATCAAGGCCGCCGGTGGCCCGGAGGTCGACAAGCGTCGCGTCGAGTTCGGTTCGCCGATCAAGACGCTCGGCGGCCACCAGGTGTCCGTGCGCCTGCACCCTGAGGTCGCAGCGCAGCTCGGCGTCGAGGTCGTCGCTGCCTGA
- a CDS encoding MATE family efflux transporter — protein sequence MTKAPVTPATGRRRHDREIIALAVPAFGALVAEPLFLMVDSAIVGHLGTPQLAGLGVSAALLSTAVSIFVFLAYATTAAVARRLGAGDLASAIRQGMDGIWLALLLGALVVAAVLPTAPGIVDIFGASGTAAPYATTYLRISTLGIPAMLVVLAATGVLRGLQDTRTPLYVAIGGFSANAILNAALVYGAGLGIAGSAWGTVIAQWGMALAYLVVVVRGAHRHGASLRPDTAGIRASARAGVPLLIRTLSLRAVLVIATAVAARLGDVDIAAHQIVLSLWTLTAFALDAIAIAGQAIIGRYLGADDADGAREACRRMVEWGVAAGVALGLLIVLTRPLFIPLFTSDSSVRDTLLPALLVVAVSQPIAGVVFILDGVLMGAGDGRYLAWAMLITLGVFAPVALLIPTLGGGLTALWWAMDLMMAVRLITLWVRARSGRWIVTGASR from the coding sequence GTGACCAAGGCTCCCGTGACACCGGCAACCGGTCGACGACGGCACGATCGAGAGATCATCGCCCTCGCCGTGCCCGCTTTCGGCGCCCTCGTCGCCGAGCCCCTCTTCCTCATGGTGGACAGCGCCATCGTGGGCCATCTCGGCACTCCGCAACTGGCGGGTCTCGGCGTGTCCGCCGCCCTTCTCTCCACCGCCGTCAGCATCTTCGTCTTCCTCGCCTACGCCACCACGGCAGCAGTAGCCCGGCGCCTCGGCGCGGGCGATCTCGCCTCCGCGATCCGGCAGGGCATGGACGGTATCTGGCTCGCCCTGCTTCTCGGTGCCCTGGTGGTCGCCGCCGTCCTCCCCACCGCACCCGGGATCGTCGACATCTTCGGCGCCTCCGGAACGGCGGCGCCGTACGCGACCACGTACCTCCGTATCTCGACGCTGGGGATACCCGCCATGCTCGTGGTACTGGCGGCCACCGGAGTACTGCGCGGACTCCAGGACACCCGCACTCCGCTGTACGTCGCCATCGGCGGCTTCTCCGCCAACGCGATCCTCAACGCCGCTCTGGTCTACGGCGCCGGCCTCGGCATCGCCGGATCCGCCTGGGGCACCGTGATCGCGCAATGGGGCATGGCCCTGGCCTATCTGGTCGTGGTGGTCCGGGGCGCCCACCGCCACGGAGCATCGCTGCGTCCCGACACGGCGGGTATCCGTGCGAGCGCCCGGGCCGGGGTTCCGCTGCTGATCCGTACACTCTCCCTCCGCGCGGTCCTGGTCATCGCCACCGCGGTCGCCGCCCGTCTCGGGGACGTGGACATCGCGGCACACCAGATCGTCCTCTCGCTCTGGACCCTGACCGCCTTCGCCCTGGACGCCATCGCCATCGCGGGCCAGGCGATCATCGGCCGCTACCTCGGCGCCGATGATGCGGACGGCGCCCGCGAGGCGTGCCGTCGGATGGTGGAGTGGGGCGTCGCGGCGGGAGTCGCGCTCGGGTTGCTCATCGTGCTCACCCGGCCGCTCTTCATCCCCCTGTTCACCAGCGACTCGTCGGTCCGGGACACCCTGCTGCCCGCACTGCTGGTGGTAGCGGTCTCCCAACCCATTGCCGGCGTGGTCTTCATCCTGGACGGCGTACTCATGGGAGCCGGGGACGGACGCTACTTGGCCTGGGCCATGCTCATCACGCTGGGCGTCTTCGCCCCGGTGGCCCTGCTGATCCCCACCCTCGGCGGCGGGCTCACCGCGCTCTGGTGGGCAATGGACCTGATGATGGCCGTCCGGTTGATCACGCTGTGGGTCCGCGCCCGCTCAGGGCGGTGGATCGTCACCGGCGCCAGCCGTTGA
- the dnaB gene encoding replicative DNA helicase — protein MDEPWADVGPSDRLPVSRQRRGDRGDRGGRDDQHDRGRDNGWDGGAPSFERVPPQDLDAEQSVLGGMLLSKDAIAEVVEVIKGHDFYRPAHETVFTAILDLYAKGEPADPITVAAELVRRGEITKVGGAPYLHTLVQSVPTAANASYYAEIVHERAVLRRLVEAGTKITQMGYAADGDVDEIVNSAQAEIYAVTEQRTSEDYLPLGDIMEGALDEIEAIGSRSGEMTGVPTGFTDLDALTNGLHPGQMIVIAARPAMGKSTLALDFARACSIKGNLPSVIFSLEMGRNEIAMRLLSAEARVALHHMRSGTMTDEDWTRLARRMPDVSAAPLYIDDSPNLSMMEIRAKCRRLKQRNDLKLVVIDYLQLMQSGGAKRAESRQQEVSDMSRNLKLLAKELELPVIALSQLNRGPEQRTDKKPMVSDLRESGSIEQDADMVILLHREDAYEKESPRAGEADLIVAKHRNGPTATITVAFQGHYSRFVDMAQT, from the coding sequence TTGGACGAGCCCTGGGCCGACGTCGGTCCCAGCGACCGTCTGCCTGTTTCCCGACAGCGCCGCGGTGACCGCGGTGACCGCGGTGGACGGGACGACCAGCACGACCGGGGCCGGGACAACGGCTGGGACGGCGGTGCTCCGAGCTTCGAACGGGTACCCCCGCAGGACTTGGACGCCGAGCAGTCGGTGCTGGGCGGCATGCTGCTCTCCAAGGACGCCATCGCCGAGGTCGTGGAGGTCATCAAGGGTCATGACTTCTACCGTCCCGCCCACGAGACCGTCTTCACGGCGATCCTCGATCTCTACGCCAAGGGCGAGCCGGCCGACCCGATCACGGTCGCCGCTGAGCTGGTCCGGCGCGGCGAGATCACCAAGGTCGGTGGCGCTCCGTATCTCCACACCCTCGTCCAGTCGGTGCCGACGGCGGCGAACGCCTCGTACTACGCCGAGATCGTCCATGAGCGAGCCGTGCTGCGTCGCCTGGTCGAGGCGGGTACGAAGATCACACAGATGGGATACGCGGCCGACGGGGACGTCGACGAGATCGTCAACTCCGCCCAGGCCGAGATCTACGCCGTCACCGAGCAGCGCACCAGCGAGGACTACCTGCCGCTCGGCGACATCATGGAGGGGGCCCTCGACGAGATCGAGGCGATCGGCTCCCGCAGCGGGGAGATGACGGGTGTACCCACGGGCTTCACCGACCTCGACGCGCTGACGAACGGTCTCCACCCGGGCCAGATGATCGTCATCGCGGCCCGCCCCGCCATGGGCAAGTCCACCCTGGCCCTGGACTTCGCGCGTGCCTGCTCGATCAAGGGCAATCTGCCGAGCGTGATCTTCTCGCTGGAAATGGGGCGGAACGAGATTGCGATGCGTCTCCTGTCCGCCGAGGCGCGGGTGGCGCTCCACCACATGCGCTCGGGCACGATGACGGACGAGGACTGGACGCGGCTGGCCCGGCGGATGCCGGACGTGTCGGCGGCTCCGCTGTACATCGACGACTCCCCGAACCTCTCCATGATGGAGATCCGGGCGAAGTGCCGTCGGCTGAAGCAGCGCAACGACCTCAAACTGGTGGTCATCGACTACCTCCAGCTGATGCAGTCCGGCGGGGCGAAGCGCGCGGAGAGCCGCCAGCAAGAGGTGTCGGACATGTCGCGAAACCTCAAGCTTCTCGCCAAGGAGCTGGAGCTCCCGGTCATCGCGCTCTCCCAGCTGAACCGCGGGCCCGAGCAGCGTACGGACAAGAAGCCGATGGTCTCCGACCTCCGTGAGTCCGGCTCCATCGAGCAGGACGCCGACATGGTCATCCTGCTGCACCGCGAGGACGCGTACGAGAAGGAGTCGCCCCGCGCCGGTGAGGCGGACCTGATCGTCGCCAAGCACCGCAACGGTCCCACCGCCACGATCACGGTGGCGTTCCAGGGCCACTACTCCCGCTTCGTGGACATGGCGCAGACCTGA